Genomic DNA from Manihot esculenta cultivar AM560-2 chromosome 15, M.esculenta_v8, whole genome shotgun sequence:
CGAGAGAAGAATAGTAATATGAAGAACAGTAGAAAATTAGgttaaagaggaaaaagagtcATAACAGAGAATCCAAGTGTGCGAAGTGAAAGGGAGGCAGCGCCATTTGTATACTTGGTACGGAGAGGAAGCAAAGTATAATCGAAGTGAAGTGGAGAACGAACAACAGACAAGGTATCTAGAGCGGGCTAAAATCCAAACTCAAAAGTGACAGTTCGATCCGAACCGTGGAACCCGGCCCATTTATACTTTCTTTCCATTTGAAGAGACgggagaaaaaaatttaatttccatTTATAATTTCGcattttaataaatacattattttaacataaaatGAATATGCATTGAGAATTGTTGTCTCAAGTCTCATCCACTTGAGATCTCGTCCTCATACATAGCCACCATGATTTGAAAGAGCACCAAGAAATCTTCTAAAGTAAACACTTTGATGATCTATTCATTCTCATCTATGCTTTGATCAAAACGCTTAATAATTCCCATTTACTTTTGGCTTCCCATATCAAGTGATTGCTTCTAGAAAATCATCCCTAAAGGCTTTGGAAAATGGCCACCTTTAAAAAACCATTCAACCTCCTCCACAATTTTgtgtgatatatatatatatacaattttgtgtgatatatatatatatatataatataatacgaataatttatgatattgatgttctgaaattcaaagaaaataaatttaaagggtgtgtataatatttttttttaaaaggatcACGTATCTCTTCTTTAATCtgctttttctttattttctagtGATGCATAACTGTTACAATACTATAGTGCCACATGTTCCtattattgattaatttaaaaaataaaaatttgtcaattaaacttatttttatgttatattaataattttaaaattagactaatatatttaattgattttcttaTAGCTCATGAATCGAATTAGTTACCCATCAGCTGATAAGTACGGGCAGGGGAGAATATATGGGGAGAGTTTGCAATGTAGAGAGGTAACAGAAAAGGAAgagatattatttattgatttatttttctaacaacatcaaattaattttaataatcttaattaaaattatgaaaaacgaatttactataaaaaataataaaaatttaaagatccAAAATGAAAATCTAATAAAAAACTAATTGCTCATCTAAAATTAGTGTCACCATTTCTTGCATGATAATTCTGAGAAAACTTATAGATGATCACTTGGATGTACTATGCATAATCACTTCTGATGGAGTTACGTACATTTGTAGAATTTAAGACAAAACACAGACATGGACACGTTAATTATTTCATCTATACAGACATCCTGATCTATATGTGGGTGTCCAGTAATCTGATCCTGTATTCTCATGGTAAACTTGAGGGGTACATGAAATCGGAACTAAGCATAGACCCCTGCTCCTTAGATCGAGCTGTACATctcccttttctttcttttccagtCCCCATGGATCCTGACATTGCACCAACAATACCAAATCATCAGCATATTTGCAATGTCTGCTATCTTTTAGCTTATCAATTTCTAATTAATCTGACCTATGACGATAAcgttttttaattagaaatctcgagcgtatgaaatatttttaaaatttaggagAAAATGTTTTGGTCACTTAATAAATCTGCTATCTCGAATCCGAATTAATCAGATGATATATAcctaaaaaaatttctaattaatatGCATCGATTGCTTTTGCTTACCTTGTGTGCATTGTTCTTCATGTAAGGGCTACTAAGCAGCTGCAACCAAAAGCAAAATAATGGCCATTTAGGAGAAAAACCATACATAGACATATtttttttcagaatttctttaaaaaaaattccaagCACAACTTTAAGTATACAacatttcttttatttcttttatttatttataatatatttttgtagcTAGTTCTTTTGCAACACAGTATTAACAACTACCACTCTCCTTTTCCTCCAATATTTAAAAGCAGAAGCATATGCATAAAAGATGGAAAGCCCCACTGTGGCTTACAGTCAAtgtcataataataaattaagcaTCATCCTCTTCACTAATCATAttcttataattaattaatcacttaatttcttttttcaaccattcaaattttctttgattaagttttatttatttgttctaTAATGATCTAAGAAGGAAATTGATTGTAAATTTGCAATTACCTGGACTTGCTCTTGGAGGAACTTTATATACTGAATTGCTTCTAATAGCACAGAGGCAGTATCAGTCTGAAAATTCACACCCAAAAAAAAAGCATCAAAAGAAGAAAAGTTAaggtatataattaaaattagtacattattaaaataataataaaaaaaattgtaatggaAAACTTTTCAAATTTCTTTTCATGATCATAAGGAAAAGCCATATATACTTAGTGGACACTAAGTTTACCTTTCCAAATGGCGACACAATTTGTTGAAGGGCTGTGATTCTGTCCCCAAGCTTGACTTTTGGTACCTGCATCTGCATAAACAAACATTTCTCAAGTTTCTCACTGGCGAttctttctattattttcttggcAATATATGCTTACCTTTGCAGATGAAACTGTGGAGCTCTCATGCTTAGGCTTTTTCAGGACAATCTCAGAAGTGTGTTCGGatcttttcttctttccttcACTTGTATTCCCCTGTCCTCTTCCCGTCTGCATGCATATTTATACATGGGTAATTAATACGTTAATTAGTCAATATGTTGCGTTTAATAGTGTTATTATAAGATTATTTGaccaattaaaaaaaagtagGAAATTTTATGTGTCAATGGTGCGCATATCCACTTGCCaccttcaaataaaataaaaaattttatcagaATATATAtggagattttttttattatatgagcaataattttattagaaaaatagaaaaaaattaagataaatcaATTGAGAATTGCATCGTATGATCGACTCAATTAATACATTCCGAGACATAATTAGATGGAGATTTATGATTGAAACACGAGTAATCTGAagataaaaggaagaaaaatacGTTAAGGCTTTCGTCAGCTTACCGATAAAGAATTTTGAACTCCTTGCTTTCCACAGTCTGATAAATTCAAGGATTTAAAGAACGGTTTAGGCCCTTGAATATCAATCAATGGCTTGCTATATCGACCATTGAAAGCTGCACCATCGGTGAAAGTTCTTGCACTTGTGCATGTATTATCCGGCACTCCATGATAATATTTGCTATTATCAGCCACCACCGAGCCGCTACTAAGCCCAATATGATTTCCGATACCATTACCATTAAATGACCTTCTGAAGATATAACCTGGAATATCAACATGGCGATGTTCATTTTCTACCTTTAGATCATGGCCATAACATGATAAAAACCCAGATTTTCTATTCATTCCCGTCCCAAACGACGCAGAATCGCTGTAAGTTTGCGGATGCGTGTAGTGATTTAAAGAAGAACTCAACGATATGTTGCATGTTATTGGATCGATGGTCTCGCGACTGACTTCTACTCCTGGATCAGGCGGGGCAATAGACCAGTTGCGTACCAAGTTCGACAGCTTGGTCACCCTTTCACTTTCAATGAAGCTGTGATGATCAGTACTAAAACCGTTAATAGGCTTATGATCAAAGCTGGTGAAGGAAGGGGCGTTTGTGTATTCCCAGTTGTTGTCCATTTTCTTCAAGTAGTCACATGCAGGTTCGAATATCCCTGATGAGATACTCTTGGATGATAGTGCGTCAAGTAAATTTTCTCCAACATCTTGGATGTTGTGTAGCTCCCCATTGCTTCCAACTCCACTGCAAGATTTAGCACCAGAGAGTTAAAGGGTATTCAAGATAGAGCCGTGGAGTTGCTATTATGGTCCTAAGACCTTCTAGCCTCTGATTATCCTAGCTAAAAGATTATTCTTTCCACTCAGAATATACAAATATATTTGAAGATAGGCATCGACTATAAAACATAGTTATGGTATTTATATATGTGTGCTTGGATTATTTGCTCAATTATTCAAGCACATATGGAAAAAGGGATATCAATGATATGAAACTTACAATAGAATATGACTCCATAGTTGGCTATCAGAAGCATGTTCTCCCATGAACtcggaaggagaagaagcagcagGTTCAATGAATCGGCGAGAGGACTCAACAGTTAGCCCGGAGTGATTGGAAGCATTAGTAAAGGACGTAGACATGGAAACATCCTCTTCACAAGAAGAATTAGAACTAGGGTTTGGCTGGTGCCATGGGCTGCAGGTAGTGGAACTATTAATATTATGATTAGTCCATGAAGAGAGAGAGCTCGCATGGTGATGAAGATCCCACCACCCAGCAGCAGCAGCGGCAGCAGCAGAAGGCGTAGAAGAAGAGATAGCCACAGAGCTCTCACTGCATTCTTGAGCCATATCTCTCTGTAGCTCTTAGCTAGTGGAAAGAAAAATGCTTAATGCTTAATGGGtagcttttcttttctttctttgttgGTGGAGGAAGTGGGAACTTAAGGTGAGGGATAAAATGAGAAATCCATTAGAAGGTGACGTATATATAGGTTTTACAGGTTATAGATCGtgttatatatacatacatCAACTAAATGGGAGACAATAAAAAAtgcaacctgagtttttccaCTAAGGATCGTGGGCAATTATTATATAGAAGACAGGGCCAGGCAGCCAGGAAGGAAGAGACTTGGCTGGCCTTAGGGTTGCTGCTGGCTACTTGCTCTACTTGAAGGTTGTTGGATGATTTTGGTTTTACTGTTTATTATGGTATTGGACGGATTTgtgcttctctctctctctctctctctctctctttctctcttcgcGTGAAATTGAGAACacccacttttttttttttgggggggggggatgGATAAGGTATGCATGCATGTATATGACATTGCTGATTCGTAAGCAGAAGGAGTTTGTAGAAGCAAAGCAATTTTTTCTCTAAATTGTCTTTGAACTCAATTTCACATCTATAACTATAGCTAATTATGGATTAATACCAGTATATATGTACCTTCTTTCtcaaaattatgaatttttttcataatttttttaaaaattataataacaaaaTCTGAAAACTCTTAGATTTATTAAGATATACTtaccattaaattaaatttataaatgtaatataaaaatttttaattaatatattaaaatatatatacgattagactaaatttattaatgtgatacaaaaatttttaattactatATTAAAATTGGAATATTAAATTCGTTGGATATACTCTTTTGGCACTTGCTAGCAAGTGTGCAAATTGTCTTATTCGAACCTTTTCTGCGATAGTTTTCCTACGTGCAGAGGCACCTGAAACAGCAACAGCACGATGAATAATGGAagtaaatttgataaaatacgAGACACACTCAGCTCACATATTA
This window encodes:
- the LOC110601440 gene encoding transcription factor bHLH111, which translates into the protein MAQECSESSVAISSSTPSAAAAAAAGWWDLHHHASSLSSWTNHNINSSTTCSPWHQPNPSSNSSCEEDVSMSTSFTNASNHSGLTVESSRRFIEPAASSPSEFMGEHASDSQLWSHILFGVGSNGELHNIQDVGENLLDALSSKSISSGIFEPACDYLKKMDNNWEYTNAPSFTSFDHKPINGFSTDHHSFIESERVTKLSNLVRNWSIAPPDPGVEVSRETIDPITCNISLSSSLNHYTHPQTYSDSASFGTGMNRKSGFLSCYGHDLKVENEHRHVDIPGYIFRRSFNGNGIGNHIGLSSGSVVADNSKYYHGVPDNTCTSARTFTDGAAFNGRYSKPLIDIQGPKPFFKSLNLSDCGKQGVQNSLSTGRGQGNTSEGKKKRSEHTSEIVLKKPKHESSTVSSAKMQVPKVKLGDRITALQQIVSPFGKTDTASVLLEAIQYIKFLQEQVQLLSSPYMKNNAHKDPWGLEKKEKGDVQLDLRSRGLCLVPISCTPQVYHENTGSDYWTPTYRSGCLYR